The DNA sequence TAATGGCAAGAAAGTTGTCATTGGATATGATATAAGAAAATCATCAGTTGAAATATCTGAAGCTCTGAAGAATGGATTGACCGACAGTGGTGTTGATGTAATTGATATCGGACTTTGTGGAACTGAAATGATTTATTTCTCAACTCCACATTTTGATGCTGATGGCGGAATAATGATAACTGCAAGTCACAATCCTCCTGAATACAATGGGATGAAATTCGTTGGGAAAGGTTCTGTTCCTGTTGGTTACGATTCAGGACTGAATGAAGTTGAGAAGATGATTGTAAATAATGATCTTGGCGAAGTTAGCAAAACAAAAGGCACAGTAGCTAAAAAAGATGTAATGAAAGATTTTATAAATAATCTTTCAAAGTTTTATGATCCTAAAAAAATTAATCCATTAAAAGTTGTGGTGAATGCTGGGAACGGTTGTGCAGGATTAGCAATTGATTCTCTGGAACCGAAACTACCAATTAAAATGATAAAACTATTCAACAATCCGGATGGAAATTTTCCAAATGGTGTCCCAAATCCAATGCTTGAAGAAAACAGAAAACCAACTATTGATGCAATTAAAAAAGAAAAAGCCAATCTCGGAGTTGCATGGGATGGAGATTACGACCGCTGTTTCTTTTTTGATGAGCACGGAAATTTTATCGAAGGTTATTACATAGTCGGACTGCTTGCAAAATCAATTCTTAAAAATCATCCCGGAGAAAAAATTGTTCACGATCCAAGACTCGTTTGGAATACAGTTGAAGTTGTCGAAAAGTCTGATGGAAAAGCAGTTGTTTCAAAAAGCGGTCACGCTTTCATTAAACAGAAAATGAGAGAAGTAAATTCGATTTACGGCGGAGAAATGTCTGCTCATCATTATTTCAGAGATAACGCTTACAGCGACAGCGGAATGATTCCGTTTCTTTTAATTCTCCAATTGATGTCAGAAGAAAAGAAAACTCTTTCGCAGTTGGTTGATGAAATGATTGCTGATTATCCTTGCTCTGGAGAAATCAATTCCACGATTGATGATCCTGCAGGAAAAATAAAAGAGATTGAAAAGAAATTCTCTGATGGTAAGATTGATTACCTTGATGGCGTTTCAATCGAATTTCCAAATTGGAGATTTAATTTAAGAATGAGCAACACTGAACCTATCTTACGTTTAAATGTTGAAAGTCGTGGAGATGAAAAATTGATGAAAGAAAAGACAGAAGAGTTGTTGAAGATTATAAGAAGATAGATATTACTAAAGGATATGTCATTGCGAGGATCCTCCGAAGGTGGAGACGAAGCAATCCCTTTTAGTCTCAAGATCACTTCGCCCGACTAAAGTCAGGCTCGTGATGACATTTATTCGACTCCAAACTGGTAATTAAATCTCCACCTCAACATTGAACGGCACTTTTAGTTTTTCCCATTCGAGCATAACGACAGCTTTTTTATCGGAACTCTTGCTAATCGTATATGCCAGCCATTCCTGCCAGCAATTATTCTGCATTGGTGTTACTTCAATTCGCAAAGCATCTTCAACATCGTTGTATTCAAACGCACCCCATTGATTGGCAACTTTGTTAAAAATTAACGTCCAGGTTTTTTGTCCCGGAATAGCAAAAAAACTATAGCTGCCGGCTTTAAGTTTTTTACCGTCAATCTTCACATCAGTTGAGAAAGTAATTTTCGTTGCTTCGTTTGCACCTGCACGCCAGACAGCATTGTAAGGTACCAATCCACCCCAGATTGTTCTGCCTTTTACTCCCGGTCGACCGTATTCAATTTTAATTTCTGTAAAACCGACTGTTTGTTCAACCATCGCTTTTGGACTTATTCTTACTTCCTCTTTTTCCTGAGAATAACTTATACCAGAGTAAGTCCCAACTAGAAATGCTGCCAATAAAATTGTAATTGCAGATAATGATTTCCCAGAGATCTTCATACTATTTCCCTTTTTCAATAAGAAATTAATCAAAGTTTCTTCAAAGCATCAACTACATAATCTATTTCTTGTTTCGTATTGTAGAAATGCGGTGCAAATCTAATATATCCTTCACGTAACGAGCAAACTATTTTTTTTTGCTTCAAATGATCAAATATTTCCTGTCCGTTTTCTGTTCTGAAACTCACGATTCATGAGAGATGTTTTTCTGGTAATGAAAGCAAAGGCGAATTGTATCCAATCTTCATAAGCTCATCAATAAAATATTTTGAGTTGCTTAAAATCTGCTTTTCTATTTCATCAAAGCCAAACTCCTTAAATAACTTCATTGATGAATTGAAAGCATAGATAGCGAGATTGTTCAAAGTTCCCGGTTGAAATCTCTCTGCAGTTTCTTTGGTTGTCAAATCGAAATCCAGCAGTTTCCACGCATCTTTAACTGCAAGCCAGCCGATTGGTGCTGATTTCATTTTTTCCTGAAGTTCTTTTCTCACATAAATGAAAGCCAATCCCTGCAAGCCAAGCATCCATTTTTGTGTGCCGTTTGCAAGATAGTCAATATTATATTTTTCGACATCTAATCTAATTGCACCTAAGCCCTGGATAGAATCCACACAAAAAATAATTCCCTTCTCTTTGCACACTTTCCCAATCTTTTCTAAATCAATCCTATAGCCAGATAAAAACTGGACAAAACTGACTGAGATTAATTTGGTTCTCGGTTGAATTGCAGCGATAATTTCTTCTGCAGTTACTATTCCCTTTGTTGATTTTAGTATGTCAACCTCAACTCCCTTTTCTTTCAGATGAAGAAAAGGATAAACATTTGCAGGGAATTCAACATCATTTAAAATAATTCTGTCACCGGGTTTCCAATCTATTCCGAGTGTCAGCCAGATTATACCGTTTGCGGTATTGTCGAGGAAAGCTATCCTGTCACCGCTGGTATTAATCATTTCACCAATAATTGATTTTGTTTCATCAGCAACTTTTTTAAAGGCCCAATAATCGTCCAGTACATATTCACTTCTCTCCTTCACAAATTCATCAATCCTGTTTTTCATTAACGTGCTTATTGGTGCAGTTGATGCGTGGTTGAAATAAACTATTCCGTTTTTTATATGAGGGAAATAACTTCTTGCTTTTTCGATTAGATGTGTATTCACTTTATAAGAATTAAGACTTTTTCTTTCTGCTTCTGTCCTTCCAGTAACCCGGTTTTCTTGCAAGATGTGTTACAGCAACAATAAAAATTTCTTCTTGCCGGATTTGATAGATGACTGCAAATGGGAATTTACTCGTTATACATTTGCGGGTATTCTTTGAAAAGTTAGGATTAGATGAAGGAAATTTGATTATTCTCTGAATGGATGAATAAATCTCCTCCAAAAATTTTAATCCAAGATTTGACTGCTGAGATTCATAATAATCAATAGAGTTGATAAGCTCTGCTGCAGCTTCTGGATGGAAGGTATATTTCACTTTTTAAATCTTTGCCTTATTTCCTTCACTAAATTTTCACCATTCAATGATTCAACTTTTTTCTCGTCATATTCTCGAATACGATTTTCAACTTCATCTTTCCACAGACGATCTATATCAGATTGGGTTGGAACATTAAGGCTTTGCAATAGTTTATCCACCAATTCTGCCCTTGCTTCAAGCGGGAGCAACAATGCTTCATCAAATAATTTTTCAGTGAGATTATTCATAAATTATTTTCTTAGATATTTATGTTTGATTGCTATAAATATACCTTTTGAATATTCATTATACAAAATCAAAATAATTTACTCGCCGACTAATGATATTTTAATAAAGCAGAAATCTTCAATAAGGTTTGCTTTCTTTGATATTCGCAACAATAATAATTAGATTTTGACACGAAATTTTACAATCATATACCGAAAAATACCAACCATATTTAAATAATAAGGTATACAATATGACTTATCCGAAATCTCAAAAACACAAAGAACTTTCTCCTGAAGAATTAAGATGGAAATGTGACCCGGAAATTTTAGAGTTTGATTCAACACAGGACTTAAAACCAATTGAGGGAATTCTTGGTCAGGAACGAGCATTAAAAGCAATGAGACTTGGAGTTGAAATGAGAGCTCCGGGTTATAATATTTTTATTTGCGGAATGTCTGGTTCAGGAAAAGCAACTACGGTAAAGCAAATGCTTGAAACGATTGGTGCCGATTGTCCGCCGCTTTTTGATTATGCATACGTAAATAATTTTAAAGATTCCGATAGGCCGACACTTCTAAAATTCCCAAAAGGGAAAGCAAAAGTCTTCAGAAAAAATCTTTTTCATGCAATAGAAATCCTGAAGAGACAAATCCCGCAAGCACTGGAAAGTGAAGATTACATCGAAAGAAAGAAAAAAATAGTTTCTGACTACACGCAAAAAGAGCAGGAACTTATGCAAGAGTTTGATGCAAAAATGAAAAAAGTTGGATTCTCACTCGGCCAGGTTAAAATGGGTGAAATTGCTCGACCAGACATAATGCCGATAATAAAAGACAAACCTGTTCCCGTCTTCCAGTTGAATGAACAGATTGAACTGGGCAACATCACCCAGGAACAAGCTCAGGAAATAATAAAAAAATATAACGATCATCAGCAGGAACTTCAGATATTATTCAAAAAAGGTTTGAAGACAAGCGAAGAATTCCAGGATAAACTGCAGGCACTTGAGAGAGGAAGCATCGTTAACGTAGTAAAAGGAATAATTGATAACCTCCAGGAAAAATTCAACGATCCGAAAGTTGTAGACTACCTTGATCAGGTAGAAAAAAATATACTTGAAAACGTACAAATATTTAAAGGTGCAAAACCTGTTGGCGAAACAACCGAAGAAGGATTTATCATTGATTACTTCAAGGAGTATAATGTTAATATCATACTTGACAACTCTGACACGAATGAATGTCCGATAATAGTTGAAACTTCACCAACATACTCAAATCTTTTTGGAGCAGTTGAAAGAATCAGCGACGGCAGAGGAAGTTTCTTCAGTGATTTCACAAATATTAAAGCTGGTTCTCTTCTGCGGGCAAACGGCGGCTACATTGTTCTTAATGTTATGCATTTGTTTGAAGAACCCGGAGTATGGAAAACTTTAAAGCGCGTACTGACTTACAACAAACTCGAGTTCCAGGATTCACCAACAATTTTCCAAATGTCAACATCAACACTAAAGCCGGAACCTATTGACATTGAACTAAAAGTTCTGCTAATAGGCAGCCAGTATGTTTATTCTATGCTTTCTGCTTACGAGTATGATTTTAAAAAAATGTTCAAAATAAAAGCTGACTTTGATTATGAAATAAAAAGGTCTGACAAAGTATTAACAGAATATGCACGAGTTATAAAAAAATTAATCAAAGAAGAAAAACTAAAAGAATTTGATAGATCGGCAATTGCATATCTTATGGAACTCGCTGCGGTGTTCGCCGGACAAAAGAACAAACTAACGACTCGCTTTTCCAGAATTGCAGATATAGCACGTGAAGCAAATTTCTGGGCAAATGATGATGGATTTGACACTGTAAATGATGAACATATAAAAAAGGCTTACAAAAATGCTGTCAACAGGCACGGAATGCTTGAATCTAAAATTTCAGAAATGTATGAAGACGGCACATTCCTTATGGACACAACCGGAGAAAGAGTCGGACAGATAAATGGTCTTGCTGTTTATGAAGCAGATTTTTATTCATTCGGAAGACCAACAAGAATTACAGCAACCGTTTCGCTAGGAAGCGGAAATATCATCAATGTTGAACGTGAAGCAGGAATGAGCGGAAGGCATTACAACAAAGGTGTTCTAATTATTTCAGGATATTTCAAGGAAACTTTTGGTCAGGATATTCCTTTGGCATTCAATGTGAATTTGGTATTCGAACAATCTTATGGAACTGTTGATGGCGACAGCGCTTCCTGTGCAGAAATTTATGCTTTGCTCTCGACTTTGTCAGGATTACCAATCAAACAAGGTATTGCAGTGACTGGTTCGCTCAATCAAAAAGGTGACGTTCAACCAATCGGGGGTGTAAATGAAAAAGTGAAAGGATTTTTTGAAGTTTGTAAACATGAAGGGCTTACGGGAAAACAAGGAGTAATTATCCCGATCCAGAATGTCAAAGAATTAATGCTGAGCGAAGA is a window from the bacterium genome containing:
- a CDS encoding phosphomannomutase; protein product: MNKIACFKAYDVRGKVPSELNKELAYKIGRAFSKFINGKKVVIGYDIRKSSVEISEALKNGLTDSGVDVIDIGLCGTEMIYFSTPHFDADGGIMITASHNPPEYNGMKFVGKGSVPVGYDSGLNEVEKMIVNNDLGEVSKTKGTVAKKDVMKDFINNLSKFYDPKKINPLKVVVNAGNGCAGLAIDSLEPKLPIKMIKLFNNPDGNFPNGVPNPMLEENRKPTIDAIKKEKANLGVAWDGDYDRCFFFDEHGNFIEGYYIVGLLAKSILKNHPGEKIVHDPRLVWNTVEVVEKSDGKAVVSKSGHAFIKQKMREVNSIYGGEMSAHHYFRDNAYSDSGMIPFLLILQLMSEEKKTLSQLVDEMIADYPCSGEINSTIDDPAGKIKEIEKKFSDGKIDYLDGVSIEFPNWRFNLRMSNTEPILRLNVESRGDEKLMKEKTEELLKIIRR
- a CDS encoding DUF2911 domain-containing protein, giving the protein MKISGKSLSAITILLAAFLVGTYSGISYSQEKEEVRISPKAMVEQTVGFTEIKIEYGRPGVKGRTIWGGLVPYNAVWRAGANEATKITFSTDVKIDGKKLKAGSYSFFAIPGQKTWTLIFNKVANQWGAFEYNDVEDALRIEVTPMQNNCWQEWLAYTISKSSDKKAVVMLEWEKLKVPFNVEVEI
- a CDS encoding aminotransferase class V-fold PLP-dependent enzyme, whose product is MNTHLIEKARSYFPHIKNGIVYFNHASTAPISTLMKNRIDEFVKERSEYVLDDYWAFKKVADETKSIIGEMINTSGDRIAFLDNTANGIIWLTLGIDWKPGDRIILNDVEFPANVYPFLHLKEKGVEVDILKSTKGIVTAEEIIAAIQPRTKLISVSFVQFLSGYRIDLEKIGKVCKEKGIIFCVDSIQGLGAIRLDVEKYNIDYLANGTQKWMLGLQGLAFIYVRKELQEKMKSAPIGWLAVKDAWKLLDFDLTTKETAERFQPGTLNNLAIYAFNSSMKLFKEFGFDEIEKQILSNSKYFIDELMKIGYNSPLLSLPEKHLS
- a CDS encoding type II toxin-antitoxin system RelE/ParE family toxin, with protein sequence MKYTFHPEAAAELINSIDYYESQQSNLGLKFLEEIYSSIQRIIKFPSSNPNFSKNTRKCITSKFPFAVIYQIRQEEIFIVAVTHLARKPGYWKDRSRKKKS
- a CDS encoding addiction module protein — encoded protein: MNNLTEKLFDEALLLPLEARAELVDKLLQSLNVPTQSDIDRLWKDEVENRIREYDEKKVESLNGENLVKEIRQRFKK
- a CDS encoding AAA family ATPase, with product MTYPKSQKHKELSPEELRWKCDPEILEFDSTQDLKPIEGILGQERALKAMRLGVEMRAPGYNIFICGMSGSGKATTVKQMLETIGADCPPLFDYAYVNNFKDSDRPTLLKFPKGKAKVFRKNLFHAIEILKRQIPQALESEDYIERKKKIVSDYTQKEQELMQEFDAKMKKVGFSLGQVKMGEIARPDIMPIIKDKPVPVFQLNEQIELGNITQEQAQEIIKKYNDHQQELQILFKKGLKTSEEFQDKLQALERGSIVNVVKGIIDNLQEKFNDPKVVDYLDQVEKNILENVQIFKGAKPVGETTEEGFIIDYFKEYNVNIILDNSDTNECPIIVETSPTYSNLFGAVERISDGRGSFFSDFTNIKAGSLLRANGGYIVLNVMHLFEEPGVWKTLKRVLTYNKLEFQDSPTIFQMSTSTLKPEPIDIELKVLLIGSQYVYSMLSAYEYDFKKMFKIKADFDYEIKRSDKVLTEYARVIKKLIKEEKLKEFDRSAIAYLMELAAVFAGQKNKLTTRFSRIADIAREANFWANDDGFDTVNDEHIKKAYKNAVNRHGMLESKISEMYEDGTFLMDTTGERVGQINGLAVYEADFYSFGRPTRITATVSLGSGNIINVEREAGMSGRHYNKGVLIISGYFKETFGQDIPLAFNVNLVFEQSYGTVDGDSASCAEIYALLSTLSGLPIKQGIAVTGSLNQKGDVQPIGGVNEKVKGFFEVCKHEGLTGKQGVIIPIQNVKELMLSEEVIEAVQKKQFHIYPISRIEEGIEILTGVKAGKKTAKGYEKNSVFDLVENKLKEMYKKSRAIKDDNTKTTRKKRRK